In one Nicotiana tomentosiformis chromosome 6, ASM39032v3, whole genome shotgun sequence genomic region, the following are encoded:
- the LOC104104681 gene encoding uncharacterized protein isoform X2, translated as MMFFITSSILDLTIVGLDVMDGDANANVQQPHYLKTCSKPNLELGNVIYLLGYSEKKELTVGEGKVVIATDNLIKLSTDGITWRLGSAGFDVHGNLAFMVCDPMKLATSPNSKSSSTSPSPLSSWKDCPMQFGIPLPIICDWLNQHWEGSLDDFNKPKLPLIRLMSSGQKSEHSCASFTMRRVFKSTEAENEGTPSSSNRMSRPREDPGPSCSAVATNLEEEAVTTDPHAITHVQGIPTPEIFESRKLTSTPARKKESSTQIQLLDINFPPRIIKTAESPLPARKILSNSDDNFINKAREEKSSDAEISSTGSVNGAQSEVQSSSSLIEVLEALNEYSSDGETTMYSAETAESRNYPSPKGGRFQQVGRSQSCVNYNRWGPASKNSAARRATQEQKRSTMQGRKVYSQGATSQRSNDYYSPTVASIMKKRNNLELQTRPRLSAGNSSPRWNF; from the exons atgat gttCTTTATTACCAGCTCGATACTGGATCTGACTATAGTGGGCCTTGATGTCATGGATGGAGACGCAAATGCAAATGTTCAGCAACCTCACTACCTGAAAACTTGTTCCAAACCAAATCTGGAGCTGGGTAATGTCATTTATCTGTTAGGTTATAGCGAGAAAAAGGAGTTGACAGTTGGCGAAGGAAAAGTGGTAATAGCCACTGACAATCTTATAAAGCTGTCAACTGATGGAATAACTTGGAGGCTGGGTTCTGCTGGTTTTGATGTTCATGGCAATCTAGCCTTTATGGTATGTGATCCTATGAAGCTAGCAACATCTCCTAACTCAAAATCCTCGTCAACTTCTCCGTCCCCATTATCATCATGGAAAGACTGTCCTATGCAATTTGGCATACCGTTACCTATCATATGCGACTGGTTGAACCAACACTGGGAAGGAAGCCTTGATGACTTCAACAAACCCAAGTTACCGCTAATTCGGCTGATGTCTTCTGGTCAAAAGAGTGAGCATTCTTGTGCCTCCTTCACGATGCGACGTGTTTTTAAGTCAACTGAAGCTGAAAATGAAGGGACACCATCATCTTCGAACCGAATGTCGAGACCTAGAGAGGATCCGGGACCAAGCTGTTCTGCTGTTGCCACTAATTTGGAAGAGGAAGCAGTAACTACTGATCCACATGCTATCACTCATGTCCAGGGAATTCCAACTCCTGAAATTTTTGAGTCGCGAAAGTTAACTTCAACACCAGCTAGGAAGAAGGAAAGTAGTACTCAAATCCAGCTTTTGGATATTAATTTTCCACCACGGATTATTAAAACTGCTGAGTCACCACTGCCTGCCCGAAAGATCTTATCCAACTCTGATGATAATTTTATCAATAAAGCGAGAGAAGAAAAATCTAGTGATGCTGAGATTTCCTCGACTGGATCTGTTAATGGGGCCCAGAGTGAGGTTCAATCAAGTTCCTCTCTCATAGAAGTATTGGAAGCTCTAAATGAATACAGTAGCGATGGAGAGACGACAATGTACTCTGCAGAAACTGCTGAAAGCCGAAACTATCCAAGTCCTAAAGGAGGAAGGTTTCAACAAGTAGGAAGAAGCCAAAGTTGTGTTAACTACAATAGATGGGGGCCGGCTTCAAAAAATTCAGCAGCTCGTAGGGCAACGCAAGAACAGAAGAGGAGCACTATGCAAGGAAGAAAGGTCTATTCACAAGGGGCAACTTCTCAAAGGAGTAACGACTATTACAGCCCGACAGTAGCTTCCATCATGAAGAAACGGAACAACTTGGAGCTGCAAACCAGACCCCGTCTAAGTGCAGGA